The following coding sequences lie in one Cyanobacterium sp. Dongsha4 genomic window:
- a CDS encoding response regulator, producing the protein MLKKLKTIDIALIVLVILAYLGNYFKLPLFFGVDFIFGSIFVWIITYFYGFRQGIIAGFISSIETYFLWGHPYAIIIFTVEAIFVNYFFHHRYNQNLVLINILYWLFLGIPLIAFFYGFILDVSLTGTILIILKQSINGIFNALIATLIYSYSIYLPNKLLLINKKNHNLFFRQNLFNLLVSFVLVPTLIISVINSYNSINEIESIIISDLKTTAYQWRENMIYWQNVHVRAVKNLEDNPSIFNDFNLLSEKLDNTRGIIDDISLLYVSDRNGNIVASSPDKNQYGKPLIGLNIANTEEFIKAKKQDNFYFTNIHYDSIFLNNHVSLIYPITNRYNQFQGFIYASITNKNISEIFMNQDSVSEISILDGNQKIIASNTGNINISNINEKDYEIINLENGFSQWLPIHPGMPIMTRWSQSFYVYEIPINEETPWKVLVKISTTPYIERLNIIYIKSLGVLFFITIIALFISDSISKKLVKPLEKLGKISTNLPDKIFNNENIFWQETDVVEIEVLTENYQLMVQALQEKFAQLKDSEQNLTQKVTERTNELTIKTKQLQAEIEEKKAIESLLREKDERYELAVSGTNDGIWDWNLNTNEVYYSPAWMRIIGYESEPLSPTLETWLKRIHEDDLEKHLHDIHAYLNQETNLYQNTHRLKHKQGHYVWVLAKGKRDNDAQGEAYRLVGTITDISDKIRAEQELQLAKEQAEKANQAKSEFLATMSHEIRTPMNAVIGMTGLLLDTPLNNEQREFAEIIRTSADSLLTIINDILDFSKIESGKLELECQPLSIINVIEESLDLLAPKAINKGIELIYFISPDIPKTIMGDVTRLRQVLVNLLNNAVKFTNEGEIVVSVGVSRQSIKENILEYELIFSVKDTGIGIPHSRMDKLFKPFSQVDASTTRHYGGTGLGLAICNRLVTMMGGQVWVESKGVVAGDSPLNYQPNSSLDDLGSIFSFTINTKVSSWLVNQENTSYSHILQDKVILIVDDNEINRQVLMIQCHNLGMKTIITASGREALLALKNEQKPDLAVLDMQMPGMDGLTLAKQIRLLPHCQDLPLILLSSIGNVEIQKSLKEVDWAATLTKPIKQSLLEDIFINVCQENLNYPRLFSSSFSSPFENIAGIAPLKILIAEDNIVNQKVITNILKRLGYRADVVANGLEVMETLNRQSYDLILMDVQMPEMDGLTATRQIRTLWNSPNSNFQGIPPHIIAMTANAMEGDREICLAAGMDDYLSKPVRVEKLMEKLKNLRKTYPNSEINPKIETEKNDKNHMVQLDREAINELKEMLGEDDFPIVFAELIQTYLEESPSLIQGLLNGLENQNYQQIKINAHSLKSSSASLGAKHFSQLCKQLEMSVVEENFELIPQLIPPIVKEYQEVEKYMKIELNHLNSR; encoded by the coding sequence ATGCTTAAAAAGCTAAAAACTATCGATATAGCCCTTATAGTTCTTGTGATATTAGCTTATTTAGGTAATTATTTTAAATTGCCTTTATTTTTTGGGGTGGACTTTATATTTGGTAGTATTTTTGTTTGGATAATTACTTATTTTTATGGTTTTCGACAGGGAATTATTGCTGGTTTTATTAGTAGTATAGAAACATATTTTTTATGGGGACATCCCTATGCAATTATTATTTTTACTGTAGAGGCTATTTTTGTTAATTATTTTTTCCATCATCGCTACAATCAAAATTTAGTCTTAATTAATATTCTTTACTGGCTTTTTCTTGGGATTCCTCTCATTGCTTTTTTTTATGGTTTTATTCTTGATGTTTCTTTGACAGGAACAATTTTAATTATTTTAAAACAATCAATAAATGGAATTTTTAATGCTTTAATTGCTACACTTATTTACAGTTATTCTATTTATTTACCTAATAAATTATTACTAATAAATAAAAAAAATCACAATTTATTTTTTAGACAAAATTTATTTAATTTACTTGTTAGTTTTGTACTCGTACCCACACTAATTATTTCTGTAATTAATAGCTATAATTCTATTAATGAAATAGAAAGCATTATCATATCGGATTTAAAAACTACTGCTTATCAATGGCGAGAGAATATGATTTATTGGCAAAATGTTCACGTTAGAGCAGTAAAAAATTTAGAAGATAATCCTTCTATTTTTAATGATTTTAATTTACTTTCAGAAAAACTGGATAATACCAGAGGAATAATTGATGATATAAGTTTATTATACGTGAGCGATCGCAATGGAAATATAGTTGCCTCTAGTCCAGATAAAAATCAATATGGAAAACCCTTAATTGGCTTAAATATAGCTAATACAGAAGAGTTTATTAAGGCAAAAAAACAAGATAATTTTTATTTTACTAATATCCATTATGACTCTATTTTTCTCAATAATCATGTTTCTTTAATTTATCCTATTACTAATCGATATAATCAATTTCAAGGATTTATATATGCTTCTATAACAAATAAAAATATTTCTGAAATTTTCATGAATCAAGACAGTGTTTCTGAAATTTCAATTCTGGATGGCAATCAAAAAATAATTGCTAGTAATACTGGAAATATAAATATTAGTAATATCAATGAAAAAGACTATGAAATTATTAACTTAGAAAATGGTTTTTCTCAATGGCTACCAATACATCCCGGTATGCCCATTATGACAAGATGGAGTCAATCATTTTATGTTTATGAAATCCCCATCAATGAAGAAACTCCTTGGAAAGTATTAGTGAAAATATCCACAACCCCTTATATAGAAAGGTTAAACATAATATACATAAAATCTTTAGGAGTTTTATTTTTTATTACAATAATAGCCTTATTTATTTCTGACAGTATTAGTAAAAAATTAGTTAAACCATTAGAAAAATTAGGGAAAATTTCCACAAATTTACCAGATAAAATATTTAATAATGAAAATATTTTTTGGCAAGAAACGGATGTAGTAGAAATAGAAGTATTGACAGAAAACTATCAATTAATGGTTCAGGCTTTACAAGAAAAATTTGCTCAACTAAAAGATTCTGAACAAAATTTGACACAAAAAGTAACTGAAAGAACAAATGAATTAACCATCAAAACAAAACAACTACAGGCAGAAATAGAAGAAAAAAAAGCGATCGAATCTTTACTCAGAGAAAAAGATGAACGTTATGAATTAGCAGTTTCTGGTACAAATGATGGTATTTGGGATTGGAACTTAAACACGAATGAAGTATATTACTCTCCTGCTTGGATGCGCATAATTGGTTATGAATCTGAACCATTATCCCCAACCCTAGAAACATGGCTCAAACGCATTCATGAAGATGATTTAGAAAAACATTTACATGATATTCATGCCTATTTGAATCAAGAAACAAACTTATATCAAAATACCCATCGCTTAAAGCATAAACAAGGGCATTATGTTTGGGTTTTAGCTAAAGGAAAAAGAGATAATGATGCTCAAGGGGAGGCTTACAGATTAGTGGGAACAATAACCGATATAAGTGATAAAATCAGGGCAGAGCAAGAATTACAGTTAGCAAAAGAACAAGCTGAAAAAGCCAATCAAGCTAAAAGTGAATTTTTAGCTACCATGAGTCATGAAATTCGCACTCCCATGAATGCGGTAATTGGTATGACTGGCTTATTATTAGACACCCCTTTAAATAATGAGCAAAGAGAATTTGCGGAAATCATTCGCACCAGTGCCGATAGCTTATTAACTATTATCAATGACATCTTAGACTTTTCCAAAATTGAATCAGGCAAATTAGAGTTAGAATGTCAACCCCTATCCATTATCAACGTCATCGAAGAATCATTAGACTTATTAGCCCCAAAAGCAATCAATAAAGGTATAGAGTTAATTTATTTTATTTCCCCCGACATACCCAAAACCATCATGGGGGATGTGACTCGTTTAAGACAAGTATTAGTAAATTTGTTGAATAATGCCGTCAAGTTTACCAATGAGGGAGAAATAGTTGTTTCTGTGGGTGTTAGTCGTCAATCCATTAAAGAAAATATCCTTGAATACGAGTTAATTTTTTCTGTGAAAGATACTGGCATTGGTATTCCTCACAGTCGCATGGATAAATTATTTAAGCCTTTTTCTCAAGTGGATGCTTCTACTACCAGACATTATGGCGGTACAGGATTAGGACTGGCTATTTGTAATAGATTAGTTACAATGATGGGAGGACAAGTGTGGGTAGAAAGCAAGGGGGTTGTGGCAGGAGATTCGCCTTTAAATTATCAACCTAATTCTTCATTAGATGATTTAGGATCGATATTTTCATTTACTATTAATACGAAAGTATCTAGTTGGCTTGTCAATCAAGAAAATACTTCCTATTCCCATATTCTTCAAGATAAAGTAATTTTAATTGTTGATGACAATGAGATTAATCGTCAAGTGTTGATGATTCAGTGTCATAACTTAGGTATGAAAACCATTATTACTGCTTCAGGCAGAGAGGCTTTATTAGCCCTCAAAAATGAGCAAAAACCTGATTTAGCAGTGTTAGATATGCAAATGCCCGGGATGGATGGTTTAACTTTAGCCAAGCAGATTCGTTTACTACCCCATTGTCAGGATTTACCCTTGATTTTACTCAGTTCTATCGGTAATGTAGAGATACAAAAATCTTTAAAAGAAGTGGATTGGGCGGCAACTCTCACAAAACCCATCAAACAATCTCTGCTAGAAGATATTTTTATTAATGTTTGTCAAGAAAATCTCAATTATCCTCGTTTATTTTCTTCTTCTTTCTCCTCTCCTTTTGAAAATATTGCGGGTATTGCCCCGTTAAAAATTCTCATAGCGGAAGACAATATTGTTAATCAAAAAGTAATTACTAACATTCTCAAACGTTTAGGTTATCGGGCAGATGTGGTGGCTAATGGTTTGGAGGTGATGGAAACCTTGAATCGTCAATCTTATGATTTAATTTTGATGGATGTGCAAATGCCTGAAATGGATGGTTTGACAGCTACTCGTCAGATTCGCACCCTCTGGAATTCTCCTAATAGTAATTTTCAAGGCATTCCCCCTCATATCATAGCAATGACGGCTAATGCCATGGAGGGCGATCGAGAAATTTGTCTGGCCGCAGGAATGGATGATTATTTATCTAAACCCGTGAGAGTAGAAAAGTTAATGGAAAAGCTGAAAAATTTACGAAAAACCTATCCTAATTCAGAAATTAACCCTAAAATTGAAACAGAAAAGAATGATAAAAATCATATGGTGCAACTAGACAGAGAAGCAATTAATGAACTAAAAGAAATGTTAGGAGAAGATGATTTTCCCATAGTCTTCGCAGAATTAATACAGACTTACTTAGAAGAAAGTCCTAGTTTGATTCAAGGCTTACTAAATGGATTAGAAAATCAAAATTACCAACAAATTAAAATTAATGCCCATAGTCTTAAATCTAGTAGTGCCAGTTTAGGGGCAAAGCATTTTTCCCAATTATGTAAGCAATTAGAAATGTCGGTGGTTGAAGAAAATTTTGAGTTAATACCCCAACTAATCCCGCCAATTGTTAAAGAATATCAGGAGGTAGAAAAATATATGAAAATAGAGCTAAATCATCTGAATTCGAGATAA
- the argF gene encoding ornithine carbamoyltransferase gives MVNLKGRDLLSIADLNQQEIRTILDLAADLKSGKKQFQTNKTLGLLFYKASTRTRVSFSVAMYQLGGNVIDLNPSRTQVGRGEPLQDTARVLDRYLDILAIRTFAQEDIQTFADYSDIPIINALTDIEHPCQILADLQTIEESFGSLEGVTMTYLGDGNNVAHSLLLGGVLMGMNVRIATPEGYEPNKDIIKQAQALATKSDQVVITHNAKEAVENSQVLYTDVWASMGQEEESATREPIFQPYQINEELLGIADKSAIVLHCLPAYRGKEITEEVMEGNQSRIWDEAENRMHAQKALMACLLGLND, from the coding sequence ATGGTCAATTTAAAAGGTAGAGATTTATTAAGTATTGCTGACTTAAATCAACAGGAAATTAGAACCATCTTAGATTTAGCCGCCGATTTAAAAAGTGGAAAAAAACAGTTTCAAACCAATAAAACTTTAGGATTGCTATTTTATAAAGCCTCTACTCGTACAAGGGTTTCTTTTAGTGTGGCAATGTATCAATTGGGGGGTAATGTTATCGACTTAAATCCTAGTCGCACTCAAGTGGGTAGAGGAGAACCTTTACAAGATACTGCAAGAGTATTGGATCGTTATTTAGATATTTTAGCCATTCGCACTTTTGCTCAAGAAGATATACAAACTTTTGCTGATTATAGTGATATTCCTATTATTAATGCTCTAACAGATATAGAACATCCTTGCCAAATTTTAGCGGATTTACAAACTATTGAAGAGTCTTTCGGTAGTTTAGAGGGAGTAACGATGACTTATTTAGGAGATGGAAATAATGTGGCTCATTCTTTGCTTTTAGGAGGGGTTTTGATGGGGATGAATGTCAGAATTGCTACTCCTGAAGGATATGAACCTAATAAAGATATTATTAAACAGGCTCAAGCCTTGGCAACAAAATCAGACCAAGTAGTAATCACCCATAATGCAAAAGAAGCGGTAGAAAATAGTCAAGTTTTATATACTGATGTTTGGGCTAGTATGGGACAAGAAGAAGAAAGCGCTACTAGAGAACCTATATTTCAGCCTTATCAAATTAATGAAGAATTATTAGGTATTGCGGATAAGTCGGCGATTGTTTTACATTGTCTCCCTGCTTACCGAGGAAAAGAAATTACAGAAGAGGTGATGGAGGGCAATCAATCTCGCATCTGGGATGAAGCAGAAAATAGAATGCACGCTCAAAAAGCATTAATGGCTTGTTTGTTGGGATTGAATGATTAA
- the fabD gene encoding ACP S-malonyltransferase, giving the protein MTKTAWVFPGQGSQTQGMGIDLIEVAQDKFKQAEEILGWSIIQRCQGDEETLSRTLYTQPCLYTIEAILVDLLKGKSKNADFVAGHSLGEYVALYAANVYDFATGLNLVKMRSQFMDQAQGGKMVALMKFNREILEKAIENTENVVLANDNSDGQVVISGEPSAVDEVVEAVKAKLAVPLKVSGAFHSPLMATAATEFAKVLDKAEFKDAQIPVLANVDPNPSIDGQEIKERLKQQMTGGVRWREIMAQMPSLGVQEVIEIGPGKVLTGLFKRSVKDVSLVNINGLENL; this is encoded by the coding sequence ATGACTAAAACAGCATGGGTATTCCCCGGGCAAGGTTCACAAACTCAAGGCATGGGGATAGATTTAATTGAAGTGGCACAGGATAAATTTAAACAGGCAGAAGAGATATTAGGATGGTCTATTATCCAGAGGTGTCAAGGAGATGAAGAAACTCTTTCTCGCACTCTTTATACTCAACCGTGTTTATATACCATAGAAGCGATTTTAGTCGATTTATTGAAGGGTAAGAGCAAAAATGCCGATTTTGTCGCAGGACATAGTTTAGGGGAATATGTGGCTCTCTACGCCGCCAATGTGTATGATTTTGCTACAGGGTTAAACCTCGTGAAGATGCGATCGCAGTTTATGGATCAGGCACAAGGAGGCAAAATGGTAGCTTTAATGAAATTTAACAGAGAAATCCTTGAGAAAGCCATAGAAAATACAGAAAATGTTGTTTTAGCTAATGATAATAGCGATGGTCAGGTGGTTATTTCTGGAGAACCTAGTGCAGTTGATGAAGTGGTAGAAGCAGTAAAAGCTAAATTAGCTGTACCTCTTAAGGTGTCGGGGGCTTTTCATTCTCCTTTAATGGCGACGGCCGCCACCGAATTTGCCAAAGTTTTAGACAAAGCGGAGTTTAAAGACGCTCAAATTCCTGTTTTAGCCAATGTTGATCCTAATCCTAGCATTGATGGACAAGAAATTAAAGAGAGATTAAAACAACAAATGACAGGGGGAGTGCGATGGCGTGAAATTATGGCACAAATGCCCTCATTAGGTGTTCAAGAAGTGATAGAAATTGGGCCGGGGAAGGTGTTAACGGGTTTATTTAAACGTAGTGTCAAAGATGTAAGTTTAGTTAATATAAATGGCTTAGAAAATCTTTAA
- a CDS encoding cytochrome ubiquinol oxidase subunit I encodes MDFLSDTLILSRMQFAFTAIFHMLWPVLTTGMAIYLVIVESLWLKTKNPDYYHHARFWSKLYVLNFGIGVASGSPMAFQFGTNWAPFSESVGDFFGSVLGFEATMAFMLEAGFLGIMLFGWQRVNPIIHYIATICVAVGANLSTFWILTANSWLQTPAGGDFVEGKFIVKDYFAAIANPFMLKSVSHMFLATLETSLFVIGGISAWYILKKRHQAFFAKSFKIVLAVAIAITPLQIFVGHLSAEQVYHHQPTKLAAMEAQWETIPAGEKADWSLLAFPDEKTENNKWEISIPNAFPYILEFKSRLSEPVLGLKEWTPENRPRMVGLIYYSFRLMSGIAFVLVGVMLVSTIQWLRGKLSEENIIQQKWLMISWMWCAPLGYLAVESGWIVRCVGRQPWTVYGEIRTADAVSNLPAGDVLTSLTIFLCLYTVLFFSALYFGSRIIAKGPKFDLPLPGDDKDLPVEVDSAQHIPDSRPI; translated from the coding sequence ATGGATTTTCTTTCTGATACTCTCATTCTTTCTCGAATGCAATTTGCATTCACCGCCATTTTTCATATGTTATGGCCTGTTTTAACTACAGGTATGGCAATTTATTTAGTAATTGTAGAAAGTTTATGGTTAAAAACAAAAAATCCTGATTATTACCATCATGCCCGTTTTTGGTCTAAGTTATATGTGTTAAACTTTGGTATTGGTGTAGCTTCAGGATCGCCTATGGCATTTCAGTTTGGCACTAATTGGGCTCCTTTTTCTGAGTCGGTGGGAGATTTTTTCGGTAGTGTTTTAGGTTTTGAAGCAACCATGGCATTTATGCTCGAAGCTGGATTTTTAGGCATTATGCTATTTGGTTGGCAAAGGGTTAACCCCATAATTCACTATATTGCTACTATCTGTGTGGCAGTTGGTGCAAATCTATCCACTTTCTGGATTTTAACGGCTAACTCTTGGTTACAAACTCCTGCAGGAGGTGATTTTGTCGAAGGCAAGTTTATTGTTAAAGATTATTTTGCGGCCATTGCTAATCCTTTTATGCTGAAGAGTGTATCTCATATGTTTTTAGCTACCCTTGAAACTTCTCTTTTTGTCATCGGTGGTATCAGTGCATGGTATATTCTCAAGAAGCGTCATCAGGCTTTTTTTGCTAAATCCTTTAAAATAGTATTAGCAGTTGCGATCGCAATTACACCTTTACAAATATTTGTAGGTCATTTAAGTGCAGAACAAGTATATCATCATCAACCTACCAAATTAGCGGCAATGGAGGCACAATGGGAAACAATTCCTGCGGGGGAAAAAGCCGATTGGAGTTTATTAGCTTTTCCCGATGAAAAAACCGAGAATAATAAATGGGAGATTTCCATTCCTAATGCCTTTCCTTATATTCTTGAGTTTAAATCCCGTTTGAGTGAACCTGTGTTAGGTTTAAAAGAATGGACTCCTGAAAATCGTCCTCGCATGGTGGGTTTAATTTATTATTCATTCCGTTTGATGAGTGGTATAGCTTTTGTTTTAGTGGGCGTAATGCTTGTGAGCACTATTCAATGGTTAAGAGGCAAACTATCAGAGGAAAATATTATTCAACAAAAATGGTTAATGATTTCTTGGATGTGGTGCGCACCTTTGGGGTATTTAGCCGTTGAGTCTGGTTGGATTGTGCGTTGCGTAGGAAGACAACCTTGGACTGTTTATGGTGAAATTCGCACGGCTGATGCGGTTTCTAATTTACCCGCAGGGGATGTGTTAACTTCTTTAACTATTTTCCTTTGTCTCTATACAGTATTATTCTTTTCTGCTTTATATTTCGGTAGTCGTATTATTGCTAAAGGGCCTAAATTTGACTTACCTTTACCCGGAGATGATAAAGATTTACCAGTGGAAGTAGATTCTGCTCAACATATTCCTGACAGTCGCCCTATTTAG
- the cydB gene encoding cytochrome d ubiquinol oxidase subunit II: MESLNYLLPLVWFAILALFLFMYVMLDGFDLGVGILSLTSSSEERRSVLMTSLSNVWDANATWLILMGGSLFGSFPLAYSTILNALYIPIMIMILGLVVRTVSFEFRENSRRKLFWNWAFGVGSFVATLGQGFALAGVIEGIHVDASGHFIGSTWDWFNWRSVVVALTLIQGYVLIGSCYLIMKTTGSLQETHYKTAKIAAITTLIGAIAITTVTPIFSIFARNRLFDKPFIYVFSAIPILGVILVILLLRSLAKKREVTPFIYTILIFLLTFVGLALVVFPYIIPPSVTIFDAAASPSSLVFMLTFIGFLIPIMLFYNVYNYFVFRGKITGN, translated from the coding sequence ATGGAATCACTTAACTATCTTTTACCATTGGTATGGTTTGCCATCCTTGCTTTATTTCTATTTATGTATGTGATGTTGGATGGTTTTGATTTAGGGGTAGGGATTCTCTCTCTTACCTCTTCTTCTGAAGAAAGGCGTAGCGTTTTAATGACAAGTTTAAGTAATGTCTGGGATGCTAATGCTACATGGTTAATTTTAATGGGGGGAAGTCTTTTTGGTTCGTTTCCCTTGGCTTATAGCACTATTTTAAATGCTCTTTATATCCCGATAATGATAATGATTTTGGGGTTAGTGGTGCGTACAGTTTCTTTTGAATTTAGGGAAAATTCTCGTCGCAAATTATTCTGGAATTGGGCTTTTGGAGTCGGTAGTTTTGTGGCGACTTTAGGGCAGGGTTTCGCCCTTGCAGGTGTTATTGAGGGTATCCATGTGGATGCTAGTGGGCATTTTATTGGTTCGACTTGGGATTGGTTTAACTGGCGTAGTGTGGTGGTTGCTCTAACTCTTATTCAGGGTTATGTTTTAATTGGTTCTTGTTATTTGATTATGAAAACTACAGGAAGTCTTCAAGAAACTCATTATAAAACCGCTAAAATTGCCGCTATTACTACTCTTATCGGTGCGATCGCAATTACTACTGTAACCCCTATATTCTCTATTTTCGCCAGAAATAGACTCTTTGATAAACCTTTTATTTATGTATTTAGTGCCATTCCCATTTTAGGAGTAATTCTAGTGATTTTACTTTTAAGGAGTTTAGCAAAAAAAAGAGAAGTTACCCCATTTATTTACACAATTTTAATTTTTTTATTAACTTTTGTGGGATTAGCTTTAGTTGTATTTCCCTACATAATCCCCCCAAGTGTTACCATTTTTGATGCGGCAGCTTCTCCTAGCTCTTTAGTTTTTATGTTAACTTTTATCGGTTTTTTAATTCCGATTATGCTGTTTTATAACGTTTATAATTACTTTGTTTTTCGGGGCAAAATTACAGGTAATTAA
- a CDS encoding NAD-dependent epimerase: METILITGSSGFIGFHLSQRLLNDGYSVIGIDNMNDYYDVSLKQARLEILKQHHNFQFFLLDLVDRTSIMDLFKENKITTVVNLAAQAGVRYSLENPHAYVDSNLVGFVNILEACRHHNIQHLVYASSSSVYGANKKIPFSTQDNVDNPVSLYAATKKANELMAHTYSHLYNIPTTGLRFFTVYGTYGRPDMAYFIFTKNILEGKKIKVFNYGDMQRDFTYIDDIIEGVVRVMKQIPTPQTDNPNSKAPYRLYNIGNNQPVKLIDFITTIEKSLGVTAEKEFLPIQPGDVPITYADVDDLYKSVGFKPSTSIEKGIDEFVKWYREFYKN, from the coding sequence ATGGAAACAATTTTAATTACAGGTAGTAGCGGTTTTATTGGTTTTCATCTAAGTCAGCGTTTATTGAATGATGGCTATTCAGTTATCGGTATTGATAATATGAATGACTATTATGACGTATCTTTAAAACAAGCTCGTTTAGAAATTTTAAAACAACATCATAATTTTCAGTTTTTTCTCTTGGATTTGGTCGATCGCACCTCTATAATGGACTTATTCAAAGAAAATAAAATTACCACTGTTGTCAATTTAGCCGCCCAAGCAGGAGTTAGATATTCTTTAGAAAACCCTCATGCTTATGTTGATAGTAACCTAGTGGGCTTCGTTAACATTTTGGAAGCCTGTCGCCACCATAACATTCAACATCTAGTTTACGCCTCCTCAAGTTCAGTTTATGGGGCAAATAAAAAAATTCCTTTTTCTACTCAAGATAATGTTGACAACCCTGTCAGCTTATACGCCGCCACGAAAAAAGCCAACGAATTAATGGCACATACCTATAGTCATTTATACAACATACCCACAACGGGTTTAAGATTCTTTACAGTTTACGGTACTTATGGAAGACCAGATATGGCTTACTTTATTTTTACTAAAAATATTTTAGAAGGAAAGAAAATAAAAGTTTTTAATTATGGAGATATGCAAAGAGACTTTACTTATATCGATGACATTATTGAAGGAGTCGTTAGGGTTATGAAGCAAATTCCCACACCTCAAACAGATAATCCTAATAGTAAAGCACCTTATCGTCTGTATAATATTGGCAATAATCAACCCGTCAAACTCATTGATTTTATTACTACCATTGAAAAATCGTTAGGTGTCACCGCCGAGAAAGAATTTTTACCAATTCAACCCGGAGATGTGCCCATAACTTATGCTGATGTTGATGACTTATATAAATCCGTTGGCTTTAAACCTTCTACTTCCATTGAAAAGGGTATTGATGAATTTGTTAAATGGTATCGAGAATTTTATAAAAATTAA